A genomic stretch from Narcine bancroftii isolate sNarBan1 chromosome 9, sNarBan1.hap1, whole genome shotgun sequence includes:
- the LOC138742917 gene encoding protocadherin-10-like, with protein sequence MRCSNLFCFLKWGLLYYSFITWEPVLAEIRYSIPEELQRGAFIGNIAADLSLDVKQLANRNFRLVSGQRKQYLEVNLNNGVLFVKEKIDREELCGASLTCVLSLEAVLESPLNLYQIEVDILDINDNSPSFPKSQARLKISELTAPGARFPLESAHDPDIGTNSVRTYELMTNELFTLNVEDGIADWKLPVLVLEQPLDREKHSTHRLLLQAKDGGVPERSGATQINVVVEDANDNAPVFSRSVYTTSLVENTTKGALVLQINATDLDDGANGEIAYSFSSRTSARVREIFGMDSQTGEIKLKANLDYEQNSVFDIMVQAMDKGSNAIPVYSRILLTILDVNDNAPEITLTSLSSPVPEDALPGTVVALISASDRDSGNNGRVQCHIETKVPFTLESSSKNHLRLLTHDALDREYVSTHNVTIICRDEGTPALSTIRTIPIEVSDRNDNSPQFSQSSFTVHVMENNNIGALLASMTAFDPDVGENARLSYDILENWVQGQSISNYVYINSESGNIYSYKTFDYEQLKSFHIQVEARDHGVPSRHGNVSVEVIILDQNDNAPVIVHPLFEYGSTTREVVSRSAEAGYPVTKVTSTDADSGQNARLCYRILHATDLGLFTISEDTGEIWTTRAISKTDATKQKLVIQVNDNGTPALSASITVILSLVDGEEALLSDRGSLVQRSNVASVTSFYLVVSLGMLSFIFLVILVILAIKVHKSRNVFEDHCCVLGACFSFGPRHSLNGVQKASRNLQIAPNYVEVFGGDPLSQSYRYQTCSMARSAKGDLVFPNTCGSWKGKNKTPSEVIAQRGAAVFKTCENSVHSETTDVHSPVLGKYCSYFNVLNVNDGKIISEAAFGKLNQRSIR encoded by the exons ATGAGATGTTCTAATCTATTTTGTTTCTTAAAATGGGGACTGTTGTATTACAGTTTTATCACCTGGGAGCCAGTTTTAGCGGAGATTCGTTATTCGATTCCTGAAGAATTGCAACGAGGCGCTTTTATTGGAAATATTGCAGCCGATTTAAGTTTAGATGTTAAACAACTCGCTAATCGGAATTTTCGTCTTGTATCGGGTCAGAGAAAGCAGTATTTGGAAGTAAATCTAAACAATGGAGTTTTGTTTGTAAAGGAGAAAATTGACAGGGAGGAATTGTGTGGTGCCAGCCTGACTTGCGTTCTCTCTTTGGAGGCTGTGCTTGAAAGTCCTCTTAATCTCTACCAAATCGAAGTGGATATTCTGGACATTAACGACAACTCTCCCAGTTTCCCAAAAAGCCAGGCCCGCCTGAAAATCTCCGAGCTGACTGCGCCAGGAGCGCGCTTCCCCCTGGAGAGCGCTCATGATCCGGATATTGGAACCAACTCCGTCCGAACCTATGAGCTGATGACAAATGAGTTGTTCACATTAAATGTTGAAGATGGAATTGCAGATTGGAAGCTGCCAGTTCTCGTGTTGGAACAGCCGTTGGACCGGGAAAAGCATTCGACTCACAGGCTCCTGCTCCAAGCCAAAGATGGCGGGGTCCCTGAAAGATCAGGCGCCACCCAAATTAACGTCGTGGTGGAGGATGCCAATGACAATGCGCCGGTATTCTCTCGGTCGGTTTACACGACCAGTCTAGTCGAAAATACGACCAAAGGGGCTTTGGTACTGCAGATTAATGCCACCGATTTGGATGACGGCGCCAATGGAGAAATTGCGTACTCCTTCAGTAGCCGTACCTCTGCCAGAGTTCGAGAGATTTTTGGTATGGATTCTCAAACTGGTGAAATAAAACTGAAGGCGAATTTAGATTATGAACAAAATAGCGTATTTGATATTATGGTACAAGCAATGGACAAGGGATCGAACGCCATCCCAGTATACAGTCGCATTTTATTGACTATTTTGGATGTAAATGATAACGCGCCTGAAATAACTCTAACGTCTTTATCAAGCCCGGTTCCAGAGGATGCGCTACCTGGAACTGTGGTGGCTCTGATCAGTGCTTCTGATAGAGACTCTGGCAACAATGGACGAGTTCAATGCCACATAGAAACTAAAGTGCCTTTTACCCTGGAGTCCTCGTCCAAAAATCACCTGAGATTGCTCACCCACGATGCCCTGGATCGAGAATACGTCTCCACGCACAACGTAACGATCATCTGCAGGGATGAAGGAACTCCGGCTCTCTCCACAATCAGAACCATCCCGATCGAGGTTTCGGACCGAAACGATAACTCACCACAATTTTCGCAATCTTCGTTCACGGTGCATGTGATGGAGAACAATAACATTGGTGCCTTGCTAGCCTCAATGACTGCATTTGATCCAGACGTGGGTGAAAATGCTCGGCTATCGTACGATATTCTGGAGAATTGGGTGCAGGGCCAGTCCATAAGCAATTACGTCTATATTAATTCCGAGAGTGGCAATATATATTCCTATAAAACATTTGATTATGAACAGTTAAAATCTTTTCATATCCAAGTTGAAGCGCGTGACCATGGAGTGCCATCGCGTCACGGCAATGTTTCCGTAGAAGTTATCATTCTTGACCAGAATGACAACGCCCCAGTGATCGTCCATCCATTATTCGAGTACGGATCAACTACCAGAGAGGTTGTATCCCGATCGGCCGAAGCAGGGTATCCAGTAACAAAGGTTACATCAACTGATGCCGATTCAGGACAAAATGCTCGCTTATGCTACCGTATCCTGCATGCCACTGACTTGGGCCTTTTTACTATTTCTGAGGACACGGGGGAAATATGGACAACTCGTGCTATTAGCAAGACCGACGCAACAAAGCAGAAATTGGTTATCCAAGTGAATGACAATGGGACTCCAGCACTTTCTGCTTCGATAACTGTCATCTTGTCATTAGTAGACGGCGAAGAAGCGTTATTGTCTGACAGAGGCAGTTTGGTGCAAAGGTCCAATGTTGCTTCTGTTACTAGCTTCTACTTAGTCGTTTCATTAGGAATGCTATCTTTCATTTTTCTGGTGATTTTGGTTATTCTAGCTATTAAAGTTCACAAAAGCAGAAATGTGTTCGAGGATCACTGCTGCGTACTGGGCGCATGTTTTTCCTTCGGTCCACGACACTCGTTGAATGGAGTTCAGAAAGCCAGCCGAAATCTGCAAATTGCTCCCAACTACGTGGAGGTATTTGGCGGTGATCCGCTTTCACAGAGTTACCGCTACCAAACCTGCTCCATGGCACGTTCAGCAAAGGGAGACTTGGTGTTCCCCAACACCTGCGGTTCATGGAAGGGGAAGAACAAAACCCCCAGTGAAGTGATTGCACAGAGAGGAGCTGCAGTATTCAAAACTTGTGAGAATTCTGTTCATTCTGAG ACGACCGATGTTCACAGTCCAGTATTGGGGAAATATTGCAGTTATTTCAACGTGTTAAATGTAAACGATGGAAAAATAATAAGTGAGGCTGCTTTCGGCAAATTGAATCAACGAAGCATTCGGTGA
- the LOC138742918 gene encoding uncharacterized protein: MGYSKIHWLITWSLFCFVLSLWVLASGQIRYSIPEELQLGTFVGNIAEDLDLDVKVLAARSFRIVSSSRKQYFDINLDDGILYMKGTIDREQICGSNLACTLFLEVVIENPLTVYHLQVEILDVNDNAPSFPQTQFRLEISEVVAQGARFALESARDPDVGTNSVQTYHLDDNEYFTIDIQSRRGDGKLPVLVLQKQLDREKQTTHNLVLIAKDGGIPEKSGTAQIVIIVQDANDNAPVFQQSEYRTRLLENTPKGTLVIKLNATDLDDGPNGEIVYSFSSHASPRVREMFRVDSRTGEIRVKGNLDYEKNHFFEVNVQATDKGPHAIPVHCEVLVDVIDINDNAPEVRLTSTFSPVSEDALPGTVVALFNVVDQDSSDNGQVHCHILSGSPFKLDSSLTNYYRLLTEQLLDRENISKYEVTVVCSDEGIPPLTSKKSIRVDISDVNDNSPRFIYPLYTAYVTENNAIGSSIFSVTAFDPDAMQNSQMSYSVLETWDQDSSVSAYVNINSETGVVYAGKTFDYEQLKNFQICIGVEDGGTVPLRSNVTVHFIILDQNDNAPVIVHPLPEYGSTALETVSRLAEPGNLVAKVSATDADSGQNARLTYQIFQATDTGLFTISSNSGEIWTIRGILDKDLRRQLLVVVVKDNGEPALSSTITIIISVEQSKSELLSEVHSLSDEASLAPDMRFYLVIALGLTSVIFLVILIALAIKIHKNMQDFDGNTCCFVARSRKASRSLQIPPNYVQVFGGDPLSQSFRYDTCSASNTLRGDFVFRNTYGSSAGKNNANMYRSRKGEIPPVTNTPSCRNTVDSEIERHSLRRFHERSRAALKHLKWFSLEMGHWRIFFFRKWHLLYYLFSFWDIVSGQIRYSIPEELQIGAFVGNIADDLGLAVGELTARNFRVMPGLGGKYFDVNLDNGIMFVKENIDRERLCGSSLTCLLSMESVIENPLNVYRVEVEILDVNDNTPSFPEKQFGLEIYEVASPGARFPLECAHDPDVGSNSLQSYRLVENQYFALDIETRSGDEKLPVLTLERALDREKEPTHKLQLIAEDGGIPPRFSTAEILIAVQDANDNSPVFSQSVYRVILKENVAKGTLVVKLNATDLDDGSNGQIEYSFTSHTSATVRDLFDLNSETGEIKVKGNLDYEVNSAIEINVRAIDKGFAPSPVYCRIHVNITDVNDNSPVVTVTSLFSPIAESSPPGTVIALVSSTDLDSGKSGEVDCQIPNNLPFELNSPLTNYYKLLTVDQLDREDTASYDVTIQCRDSGSTPRTSKKTLHVEVSDVNDNAPRFSRSAYTAYVMENNVIGASIIAVTATDPDLNQNARISYSIPRNQIKHEPASNYVYVNAEAGTVFSQRSFDYEELKSFQFQVQARDSGDPSLSSNVSVDIVILDQNDNAPVIVHPLPEHGSTVREIMYRSAEPGYLVAKVSAIDADSGQNARLSYQIAQATDPGLFTISPDTGEVWTIRDMVEKDATSQKLLIVVKDKGAPPLSASMTISVSVVDGDAQLLSGVTDLTDDAAFKPTLSFYLVISLGIISTIFLLILIVLAVQVHKSNGFSVYRSTLGDCCCYKSSSFNGVQKASRKIQIPPNYVEVFGGDPLSQSFRYGTNSTLASNKRGSAFPNSCSSSAMNSKGGGSPHEKLVYLHSQPPANSNNAVHNEVRCSSRRELSTSQV; this comes from the exons ATGGGATATTCTAAAATACATTGGCTGATAACATGGTCACTTTTCTGCTTTGTGTTGTCACTCTGGGTTCTCGCTTCGGGACAGATTCGCTATTCAATTCCTGAAGAGCTGCAACTGGGTACCTTTGTTGGAAATATCGCAGAGGATTTGGATTTAGACGTAAAAGTCCTAGCGGCCCGCAGTTTTCGGATTGTATCTAGTTCCCGGAAGCAGTATTTTGATATCAATTTAGACGATGGAATTCTTTATATGAAAGGAACAATTGACAGGGAGCAGATCTGTGGGTCGAATCTCGCATGCACGTTGTTCTTAGAGGTGGTGATCGAAAATCCTTTGACCGTGTACCAtttacaagtagaaattctggatgTAAACGACAACGCTCCCAGTTTTCCCCAAACCCAATTCCGCTTGGAAATCTCAGAGGTTGTGGCACAAGGAGCGCGTTTTGCCCTTGAATCTGCTCGTGATCCAGATGTTGGCACCAACTCTGTGCAAACATACCACCTGGACGATAACGAGTATTTCACCATAGACATTCAGTCACGCCGTGGAGATGGCAAGCTGCCAGTGTTAGTGTTGCAAAAGCAACTAGACAGGGAGAAGCAAACGACCCACAACTTAGTGCTGATTGCCAAGGACGGAGGCATCCCTGAAAAATCGGGGACGGCTCAGATCGTCATTATTGTACAGGATGCGAATGACAACGCCCCAGTGTTCCAACAATCGGAATATCGGACGAGACTGCTGGAAAATACACCAAAGGGAACTCTGGTGATCAAACTAAACGCTACTGATTTAGACGATGGGCCTAACGGAGAGATTGTTTACTCTTTCAGTAGCCATGCCTCCCCCAGAGTCCGGGAAATGTTTCGTGTGGATTCCAGAACTGGAGAAATCAGGGTTAAAGGAAATTTGGACTACGAGAAAAACCACTTTTTTGAAGTTAACGTGCAAGCGACGGATAAAGGACCTCATGCAATACCTGTCCATTGTGAGGTGTTGGTGGACGTCATTGATATCAATGACAACGCACCTGAGGTGAGATTGACTTCTACATTCAGTCCTGTCAGCGAGGATGCCTTGCCCGGGACAGTGGTTGCTCTGTTCAACGTGGTTGACCAAGACTCGTCAGATAATGGGCAGGTACATTGCCACATTTTAAGTGGCTCTCCCTTTAAATTGGATTCCTCTTTAACGAACTACTATCGACTACTAACAGAACAACTGCTGGATCGAGAAAATATCTCCAAGTACGAAGTTACCGTAGTCTGCAGCGATGAAGGAATTCCTCCTCTCACATCTAAGAAATCCATCCGAGTGGATATTTCCGATGTAAACGATAATTCACCACGTTTTATTTATCCTTTATACACAGCTTATGTAACAGAGAACAATGCTATTGGGTCTTCTATCTTCTCAGTGACAGCCTTTGATCCGGATGCAATGCAGAACTCTCAAATGTCTTACTCTGTCTTAGAAACATGGGATCAGGATTCGTCAGTATCCGCCTACGTGAATATTAATTCGGAAACTGGTGTCGTATATGCTGGGAAAACATTTGACTACGAACAATTGAAAAACTTTCAGATATGTATTGGAGTGGAGGACGGTGGGACCGTCCCATTGCGCAGCAATGTTACAGTACATTTTATTATCCTCGATCAAAATGACAATGCCCCAGTCATCGTCCATCCACTGCCAGAATATGGATCTACAGCGTTAGAAACTGTATCGAGGTTGGCGGAGCCCGGTAACCTCGTTGCCAAAGTATCTGCAACGGACGCAGACTCTGGCCAGAATGCTCGCCTCACTTATCAGATTTTCCAAGCAACAGACACGGGACTTTTTACCATTTCATCTAACTCGGGGGAAATATGGACGATCCGTGGTATCCTGGACAAAGATCTTAGGAGACAACTTTTGGTCGTTGTTGTGAAAGACAACGGAGAGCCTGCACTTTCAAGTACAATTACCATTATTATCTCGGTGGAACAAAGTAAATCAGAGTTGTTATCGGAAGTGCACAGTTTATCCGATGAAGCAAGCTTGGCTCCAGACATGAGATTTTACTTGGTCATAGCTTTGGGGCTAACTTCTGTAATCTTTTTGGTAATTTTGATCGCTCTTGCCATTAAAATTCACAAAAATATGCAAGACTTTGATGGTAACACCTGCTGTTTTGTGGCAAGAAGTCGAAAGGCGAGTAGGAGCCTTCAAATACCTCCAAATTATGTTCAAGTATTTGGGGGAGACCCACTTTCTCAAAGTTTCCGCTACGATACTTGTTCGGCCTCAAACACCCTCAGGGGAGACTTCGTGTTCCGCAACACGTATGGCTCGTCTGCTGGAAAGAATAACGCCAATATGTACCGCAGTAGGAAAGGAGAAATTCCACCCGTAACAAACACTCCAAGCTGTAGGAACACTGTCGATAGTGAG ATTGAAAGGCATTCATTGAGACGGTTTCACGAACGGAGCAGGGCGGCACTGAAGCATTTGAAATGGTTTTCGCTGGAAATGGGACATTGGAGAATATTTTTCTTTAGAAAATGGCATCTGCTGTACTATTTATTCTCTTTCTGGGATATAGTTTCGGGACAAATTCGTTATTCGATTCCGGAAGAACTGCAAATTGGAGCCTTTGTTGGTAACATCGCGGACGATTTAGGTTTAGCTGTGGGAGAACTCACAGCTAGGAATTTTCGTGTCATGCCTGGTCTCGGGGGAAAATATTTTGACGTAAATTTAGACAATGGAATTATGTTTGTGAAGGAAAATATTGACAGAGAGCGGCTTTGTGGGTCGAGTCTTACTTGCCTTTTATCTATGGAATCGGTGATTGAAAATCCTCTAAATGTCTATCGGGTAGAAGTGGAGATTTTGGATGTTAATGACAACACTCCCAGTTTCCCAGAGAAACAATTCGGTTTAGAAATCTATGAAGTGGCGAGCCCGGGTGCCCGCTTCCCCCTTGAGTGTGCCCATGATCCGGACGTGGGAAGCAACTCCCTACAAAGCTATCGCCTGGTTGAGAATCAATACTTTGCGCTCGACATTGAGACCCGCAGCGGGGACGAGAAACTGCCGGTGTTAACGCTGGAAAGGGCACTCGATCGAGAGAAGGAACCGACGCACAAGTTGCAACTAATTGCAGAGGACGGCGGAATCCCTCCAAGGTTCAGCACTGCCGAAATATTAATCGCAGTGCAGGACGCCAATGACAACTCTCCTGTCTTCTCCCAGTCGGTGTATAGGGTCATTCTGAAGGAAAATGTTGCCAAAGGAACACTTGTCGTCAAACTCAACGCCACTGACTTGGATGATGGCTCTAATGGGCAAATCGAGTATTCATTTACGAGCCACACCTCGGCGACAGTACGTGACCTCTTCGATCTGAATTCCGAAACAGGGGAAATCAAAGTGAAGGGGAATTTGGACTATGAGGTAAATAGTGCAATTGAGATCAATGTTCGGGCAATAGATAAAGGTTTTGCCCCATCACCCGTGTACTGCCGTATTCATGTGAATATTACTGATGTGAACGATAACTCTCCTGTGGTGACTGTGACTTCATTGTTCAGTCCAATTGCCGAAAGCTCTCCGCCAGGGACTGTGATAGCGTTGGTTAGTTCCACAGACTTGGACTCCGGGAAAAGCGGAGAGGTGGATTGTCAAATCCCAAATAACCTCCCCTTTGAACTGAACTCCCCATTAACAAACTATTACAAATTGTTAACCGTGGACCAATTGGATCGTGAGGATACCGCCAGCTATGACGTCACCATACAGTGCCGTGATTCTGGATCGACTCCtcgaacttccaagaaaacattGCACGTCGAGGTCTCAGATGTAAACGACAATGCGCCTCGCTTTAGCCGATCTGCATACACCGCCTATGTGATGGAGAACAACGTCATCGGAGCCTCTATCATCGCAGTGACGGCTACAGATCCTGATTTGAACCAGAATGCCAGAATATCATATTCCATTCCTAGAAACCAGATCAAGCACGAGCCGGCATCTAACTACGTGTATGTTAATGCCGAAGCTGGAACCGTATTTTCTCAAAGAAGTTTCGACTACGAGGAACTCAAAAGTTTCCAGTTCCAGGTGCAGGCGCGGGACAGCGGAGACCCATCGCTCAGCAGCAATGTTTCGGTGGATATCGTCATCCTGGACCAGAACGATAACGCCCCAGTGATTGTGCACCCTCTACCTGAACATGGATCAACCGTCAGGGAAATAATGTATCGCTCTGCAGAACCAGGGTATCTAGTGGCCAAGGTGTCTGCAATCGATGCTGACTCTGGCCAGAATGCTCGTCTCTCTTATCAGATCGCGCAGGCGACTGACCCAGGACTTTTCACCATTTCGCCGGACACAGGAGAAGTGTGGACCATCCGTGACatggtggagaaggatgcaacaAGTCAAAAGTTGTTGATTGTGGTCAAAGACAAAGGAGCGCCGCCGCTTTCAGCTTCCATGACTATTAGTGTCTCGGTGGTTGATGGGGATGCTCAGCTACTTTCTGGTGTCACGGATCTGACCGATGACGCGGCTTTCAAGCCCACGTTGAGTTTTTATTTGGTGATATCTTTGGGGATCATTTCAACCATTTTCCTGCTGATTTTAATCGTCCTTGCCGTGCAGGTGCACAAAAGCAATGGGTTTAGTGTTTACAGGTCAACCTTGGGCGACTGCTGTTGTTATAAATCAAGTTCTTTCAATGGGGTTCAGAAAGCGAGCAGAAAAATTCAGATACCTCCGAATTATGTGGAAGTCTTCGGAGGTGACCCTCTTTCTCAAAGTTTTCGCTACGGGACGAATTCAACTTTAGCTTCCAACAAGAGAGGCTCTGCGTTTCCTAATTCGTGCAGTTCATCTGCAATGAATTCCAAAGGCGGGGGTTCTCCTCACGAGAAACTTGTATATCTTCACTCGCAACCTCCTGCAAATTCTAACAATGCTGTGCATAATGAGGTGAGGTGTTCCTCAAGAAGGGAATTGTCTACCTCACAAGTATGA